One genomic window of Methanosarcina acetivorans C2A includes the following:
- a CDS encoding DUF362 domain-containing protein: MSKIQRLFDEAGFVELLGVDDLTAIKIHFGEYGNDGYINPVFVRQVVEKVRAAGAKPFVTDTNTLYSGSRHNAVDHLTTAIEHGFDYSVVRAPLIISDGLRSQNIAEVEIRQKHFKAVKIGSDIVSADSMILMSHFKGHIMAGFGGAIKNLAMGCAPAAGKKDQHYPTSPHVVEAKCIGCGRCVEICPVGAASLEGDVSRIDPGICISCGQCMEVCPEGAIDINWEEDIPEFLECLTEYAYGAVKGKEGRVGYINFLLKITPDCDCVPWSDAPIVPDIGILASTDPVALDQASYDLVNRQKGLVGSALHCNHEAGADKFRGAWPKVDGTHQLEYAEKIGFGSREYELIEI, from the coding sequence ATAAGCAAGATCCAGAGACTTTTTGACGAAGCAGGTTTTGTCGAACTGCTGGGAGTAGACGACCTGACGGCAATCAAGATCCATTTCGGAGAGTACGGAAACGACGGGTATATCAATCCGGTCTTTGTCCGGCAGGTGGTGGAAAAGGTCCGGGCAGCCGGGGCAAAACCGTTTGTTACGGACACGAACACCCTTTATTCCGGAAGCCGGCATAATGCGGTTGACCACCTGACAACAGCCATTGAACACGGGTTTGATTATTCCGTGGTCCGGGCTCCACTCATAATCTCGGACGGGCTCAGGAGCCAGAACATAGCTGAGGTCGAGATCCGGCAGAAGCACTTCAAGGCCGTGAAAATAGGGTCCGACATCGTTTCGGCCGACTCCATGATCTTGATGTCCCACTTCAAGGGGCATATCATGGCAGGCTTTGGAGGCGCGATTAAGAACCTGGCAATGGGCTGTGCACCTGCGGCAGGCAAAAAGGACCAGCACTACCCGACAAGCCCGCATGTTGTCGAAGCAAAGTGCATCGGCTGCGGGAGATGCGTGGAAATCTGCCCTGTGGGAGCGGCATCCCTTGAAGGGGATGTTTCCAGGATTGACCCCGGCATCTGCATCAGCTGCGGGCAGTGCATGGAGGTCTGTCCCGAAGGCGCTATTGACATTAACTGGGAAGAGGACATCCCCGAATTCCTGGAGTGCCTGACCGAATATGCGTACGGGGCAGTAAAAGGAAAAGAGGGCAGGGTAGGCTATATCAATTTCCTGCTCAAAATAACTCCGGACTGCGATTGTGTGCCTTGGAGTGACGCCCCTATTGTGCCTGACATCGGAATCCTTGCATCAACTGATCCCGTGGCCCTGGACCAGGCAAGCTACGACCTTGTGAACAGGCAGAAAGGGCTTGTTGGCTCTGCTCTGCACTGCAACCATGAAGCCGGGGCTGACAAGTTCAGAGGGGCCTGGCCTAAAGTTGACGGCACCCACCAGCTTGAATATGCTGAAAAAATCGGATTCGGAAGCAGGGAATACGAGCTTATTGAGATATGA
- a CDS encoding nitroreductase family protein, with the protein METMDAILTRRSIRKYLPKPVSREMIEEILKAGMSAPSAGDEQPWHFIIIDRRDLLEKISEMHPYAKMLKNAPAALLICADQNIPKFRDFWVQDCSAASENMLLAAHDLGLGAVWIGVYPAEKLVTGIRELFEIPEYVIPFSAIAIGHPAEEKPGRARYEGSRIHDNSW; encoded by the coding sequence ATGGAAACAATGGACGCGATTCTCACCAGAAGAAGCATCCGGAAATACCTGCCGAAACCGGTTAGCAGGGAGATGATTGAGGAAATTTTGAAAGCCGGGATGAGTGCACCTTCAGCAGGGGATGAACAGCCCTGGCACTTCATTATAATTGACAGACGGGATCTACTTGAAAAAATATCGGAAATGCACCCTTATGCAAAGATGTTAAAGAACGCTCCGGCTGCACTCCTGATCTGTGCAGACCAGAATATTCCGAAATTCAGGGATTTCTGGGTGCAGGACTGCTCGGCAGCAAGTGAAAACATGTTACTCGCTGCCCATGACCTGGGATTGGGGGCCGTCTGGATAGGGGTTTACCCGGCTGAAAAACTCGTCACCGGAATCCGGGAATTATTTGAGATCCCTGAATATGTGATCCCATTTTCAGCAATCGCAATCGGGCACCCTGCCGAAGAAAAACCCGGAAGGGCCAGGTATGAAGGCTCAAGAATTCACGACAATTCCTGGTAA
- a CDS encoding restriction endonuclease, protein MDEPILDNFSYHYPPELLEVLIETIPTLVKSKQALLSFFRNAGVSSSTLKPYEDIVSRDRNAIKMYDIARGVLIELNEQGDKSLSTRRKILKAVVDFEDFDTCCYENRRNEARGLVWKVREIVNRKDSFTRMRIERDNEKLKNIREKEAALVAEKKKKQERIKRVQADLSSLLKSENPHKRGKDLEKVLNELFACYGILVRDSFVIKGDCSEGIIEQIDGAIELDNAYYIVEMKWWKNTIGRPEVIDHIVRIANRGGQVRGLYISFSDYSDAAISECKNALNRNVLVVLATIDEIFRVLEADADLKSWLKAKEQAAVLDKKPYVKV, encoded by the coding sequence ATGGATGAGCCAATACTTGACAATTTTTCGTATCATTATCCACCTGAGCTTCTAGAAGTTTTGATAGAAACAATTCCAACGCTTGTCAAGTCGAAGCAAGCTTTACTTTCGTTTTTTAGAAATGCTGGCGTGAGCAGCTCTACGTTAAAACCTTATGAGGATATAGTATCAAGGGATAGAAATGCTATCAAGATGTACGATATTGCTCGTGGTGTATTGATAGAGTTGAATGAGCAAGGAGATAAATCTCTTTCCACAAGGCGTAAGATTCTAAAGGCAGTTGTTGATTTTGAAGACTTTGATACCTGCTGTTATGAAAATCGACGTAACGAGGCTAGAGGTTTGGTTTGGAAGGTGCGAGAAATCGTAAATAGGAAAGATTCCTTCACCAGAATGCGTATTGAGAGAGACAACGAGAAACTTAAGAATATTCGGGAGAAGGAAGCTGCTTTAGTTGCAGAGAAGAAGAAAAAACAGGAACGTATCAAAAGAGTACAAGCTGATTTATCTTCGTTGCTTAAGAGTGAAAACCCTCACAAGAGAGGTAAAGATCTTGAAAAGGTGTTAAATGAACTCTTTGCCTGTTATGGAATTCTAGTTCGTGACTCCTTCGTGATAAAAGGGGATTGTTCTGAAGGGATTATCGAACAGATTGACGGAGCGATTGAGCTTGATAATGCCTATTACATAGTTGAAATGAAGTGGTGGAAAAATACTATAGGTAGACCTGAAGTGATAGACCATATAGTTCGTATAGCTAACAGAGGCGGGCAGGTAAGAGGACTTTATATATCATTTTCTGACTACTCTGATGCAGCTATTAGTGAGTGCAAGAATGCTTTAAATCGAAATGTGTTAGTGGTATTGGCAACAATTGACGAAATATTTAGAGTACTTGAAGCTGATGCTGATTTGAAGAGCTGGCTAAAAGCGAAAGAACAAGCTGCTGTTCTGGACAAAAAACCCTATGTGAAAGTATGA
- a CDS encoding serine O-acetyltransferase has protein sequence MIHKLYSKYIFFRFHRMSIHLGYSIPINVFGPGLCIAHRGTIVVNKDARIGENCRIHACTNIGSGRTGSGRDSILLAPKIGNCVYIGPGVKIFGNVEIADNIAIGANSVVNKSFYEKGISIAGVPAKKINNKGSDGMIITATKMISAPALHEAVERPL, from the coding sequence TTGATTCATAAACTCTATTCAAAATACATATTTTTTAGATTCCACAGGATGAGCATCCATCTCGGGTACAGTATTCCAATAAATGTTTTTGGTCCTGGATTATGCATAGCCCATAGAGGAACCATTGTTGTAAACAAAGATGCCAGAATTGGAGAAAACTGCAGAATACATGCCTGTACTAATATAGGATCTGGTAGAACAGGATCTGGCAGAGATAGCATTCTTCTGGCACCGAAAATAGGGAACTGCGTATACATCGGCCCTGGCGTCAAAATCTTTGGAAATGTCGAAATTGCTGATAATATTGCAATCGGAGCGAATTCTGTAGTAAACAAATCCTTCTATGAAAAGGGGATCTCGATTGCAGGCGTTCCTGCTAAAAAAATAAATAATAAAGGATCAGATGGAATGATAATTACAGCTACAAAAATGATTTCAGCTCCTGCTCTACATGAAGCTGTTGAGCGCCCACTGTAA
- the rsgA gene encoding ribosome small subunit-dependent GTPase A: MNNHSETESSGHNSVHGNNDNIPGWNEELELAFSAYKGLYLAGRISSRHKTVCEVLVPGAVVQAGISGALQRIGKQPVVGDFVVLLDQPETGSRMVVNILPRRTCLSRGAAGDGGGEQLIAANLDTIFIVTSVGKDLNLRRLERYLAIVYSSGASPVILLNKIDLADDPARLVEKIRDVTGDVPVIPLSALSKTGLDALGPYLNPGETVALVGSSGVGKSTLINAFLGETVQKTADIRKDDEKGRHTTTVRQMFLLPNGAVLIDNPGIREIQLGDSAEGLEKAFSEIVDAARNCKFKDCTHRNEPGCAVLQAVRDGIIPEERLESYHRLTDELSFQSKKAEIGLKRLEKERYREMAVNIKKYRKFTGKP, encoded by the coding sequence ATGAACAATCATAGCGAAACAGAAAGTTCAGGTCATAATTCAGTTCACGGTAACAACGATAATATTCCAGGCTGGAATGAAGAGCTTGAGCTGGCATTTTCTGCCTACAAAGGCCTCTATCTTGCCGGAAGAATCTCATCAAGGCATAAAACGGTCTGCGAGGTCCTTGTACCGGGAGCTGTCGTACAAGCAGGAATTTCCGGAGCCCTCCAGCGAATCGGTAAGCAGCCGGTTGTAGGGGATTTTGTCGTTTTGCTTGACCAGCCTGAGACTGGTTCACGCATGGTTGTGAATATCCTGCCCCGAAGAACTTGCCTTTCAAGGGGTGCAGCAGGAGACGGGGGCGGAGAGCAGTTAATTGCCGCAAATCTTGATACCATCTTTATCGTTACTTCCGTGGGAAAGGACCTCAACCTTCGAAGGCTTGAACGGTATCTTGCCATTGTATATTCTTCCGGGGCAAGCCCGGTGATTTTGCTTAACAAGATTGACCTTGCGGATGACCCTGCCCGATTGGTCGAAAAAATCCGGGACGTTACAGGGGACGTGCCGGTAATTCCATTAAGTGCCCTTTCGAAAACCGGGCTTGATGCGCTTGGCCCTTATCTCAATCCAGGGGAAACCGTGGCACTCGTAGGTTCTTCAGGGGTCGGGAAATCCACGCTTATCAACGCTTTTCTTGGCGAAACCGTCCAGAAAACCGCAGATATCCGAAAAGACGATGAAAAAGGCAGGCATACAACTACAGTCCGCCAGATGTTCCTTCTTCCGAACGGAGCAGTTCTTATAGACAACCCCGGAATCAGGGAAATCCAGCTCGGAGACTCTGCAGAAGGGCTTGAGAAAGCTTTTTCCGAGATCGTTGATGCAGCACGTAATTGCAAGTTTAAGGACTGCACTCACCGAAACGAACCGGGTTGTGCTGTCCTGCAGGCGGTAAGGGACGGGATTATTCCTGAGGAGAGGCTGGAGAGCTATCACAGGTTGACTGACGAACTCTCATTCCAGTCAAAAAAAGCTGAAATCGGACTGAAGCGGCTGGAAAAGGAAAGATACAGGGAAATGGCAGTGAACATTAAGAAATATCGGAAATTTACGGGAAAACCGTAA
- the amrS gene encoding AmmeMemoRadiSam system radical SAM enzyme has product MIQEAMFYEKIEDNRVRCKLCAHRCKINPGKRGICRVRENCEGSLFSLVYGAVASEAVANIEIKPLYHYYPGSRAYSVGTVGCNFRCRHCQNWLLSQKAPEEASLETLGPLQLVLQAKMAGCQSVSWTYNEPTVWYEYTYDGAKLAKEAGLGTSYVTNGYITPDALEQIAPYLDAFSVDIKAFSEEFYRDVCSAKLAPVLEATLLAKQLGIHVEVVNLIIPTRNDSPDELRELSRWVYKNLGPDTPLHFNRFHPQYEMKGLPPTPVKTLDLARSIAIEEGMRFVYVGNVPGHPHENTYCPECGTLLIARGFFEVQEYKIIPQNTCPKCGEAIPIVGEYVGEE; this is encoded by the coding sequence GTGATTCAGGAAGCCATGTTTTATGAGAAGATTGAAGACAACAGGGTTCGCTGCAAGCTCTGCGCCCATAGGTGCAAAATCAATCCCGGAAAAAGGGGCATATGCCGGGTCCGGGAAAACTGTGAGGGTTCCCTCTTTTCCCTGGTCTATGGGGCTGTTGCAAGTGAGGCAGTGGCAAATATCGAAATAAAACCTCTTTACCACTATTATCCTGGCTCCCGCGCCTATTCGGTAGGAACCGTAGGCTGCAACTTCAGGTGCAGGCACTGCCAGAACTGGCTGCTTTCCCAGAAAGCTCCGGAAGAGGCTTCTCTGGAAACCCTCGGCCCTTTGCAGCTTGTCCTGCAGGCTAAAATGGCGGGCTGCCAGTCGGTTTCCTGGACTTACAATGAGCCTACTGTCTGGTATGAGTACACTTATGACGGGGCAAAACTTGCAAAGGAGGCAGGTCTCGGGACAAGCTATGTGACCAACGGTTACATCACTCCCGATGCCCTTGAGCAGATAGCTCCTTACCTCGACGCCTTCAGCGTGGACATAAAGGCATTTTCTGAAGAATTCTATCGGGATGTGTGCAGTGCAAAATTGGCTCCTGTACTTGAAGCCACTCTGCTTGCAAAGCAGCTTGGAATCCATGTGGAGGTTGTAAACCTGATAATTCCCACCCGCAACGACTCCCCTGACGAGCTCCGGGAACTTTCCCGCTGGGTCTACAAAAACCTCGGGCCTGACACTCCTCTTCACTTCAACCGCTTCCACCCCCAATACGAGATGAAGGGCCTTCCTCCGACCCCTGTAAAAACCCTTGACCTGGCACGCTCGATTGCAATTGAGGAAGGAATGCGTTTTGTGTATGTGGGCAATGTCCCCGGACATCCCCATGAGAATACTTACTGTCCCGAATGCGGGACCCTTTTGATTGCAAGAGGGTTTTTTGAGGTCCAGGAGTACAAAATAATCCCTCAAAATACCTGCCCTAAATGCGGAGAAGCTATTCCGATTGTTGGGGAATATGTCGGGGAAGAGTAG
- a CDS encoding Mth938-like domain-containing protein produces MKPEINSTSFGSITVERKTFENDILIRLDGQVKKRRKKLSKKLYGTSHKISLAEAKYIYEKGAEKLVVGTGQIGYVELSKKAKKYFRKKDCKVKLLPTPEAIKLWNKDRGRVIAMFHVTC; encoded by the coding sequence ATGAAACCAGAGATAAATTCCACAAGTTTCGGTTCAATTACGGTCGAAAGAAAAACTTTTGAGAACGACATCCTCATCCGACTGGACGGGCAGGTCAAAAAGCGCAGAAAGAAGCTCTCGAAAAAGCTCTACGGAACGTCTCATAAGATCTCGCTTGCCGAAGCGAAATATATCTATGAAAAGGGGGCAGAAAAGCTCGTTGTTGGAACCGGACAGATCGGCTATGTAGAGCTTTCGAAAAAGGCAAAGAAATATTTCAGGAAAAAAGACTGTAAGGTCAAACTCCTTCCAACCCCTGAAGCAATAAAACTCTGGAATAAAGACAGGGGCAGGGTAATCGCAATGTTCCATGTGACCTGCTGA